Part of the Venturia canescens isolate UGA chromosome 2, ASM1945775v1, whole genome shotgun sequence genome is shown below.
tttgagGTCACACATTCGTCTTGCGCAAAATAGTTTGAGAAACATTCAtgacattaaaaaatatctgaaaaatgattttctagtactatttttcaaaaatcaatccATAATTAATgacaaattcgtttttttagcgCGCACTGAGGAATATATCAATAATAAATTCGAAGAATTAAAGTTGTCGATTCAAGCGAGTATGACCAGCCTTAAAAGAAGTTTACTGTATGATTTCAATTCCAAAATACTTGAAGTCAAAAACACCATTATTGCCAATAATGCAGCCACTACAAAAATGCAATCCTTAAACATGACTGAGGCAAAAGCTGGTGTTGGGGTAACCTTGCCAATCGATACTCTTGAAATCTTCACTGGATTCGATAACTCGCTGGAAGGGAATATTGACCAGAAAAATGCATTGGTAAGAATAGTTGCTGCACATATAAATACACCCATAAATAGTTTTGGATgaacgattatttatttttttttttattatagatGGCTTTATACCGGATCTTGACTTGTGGTGAAACAAGCGCAAAAAATTGCATTGCGAAAACCATGCTGGCGACGGTGACCAAAAACGTCGAGAAACACTACTCCGGAACAGGTCGCAAAGTACACGGTGTAGGAAAAGAAGATTTTAGCAAAACGATCGTATTTAGCTGCATTCAAGGTATATATTATCAAAATTAGCCCTTATTTGTTTAAAAATCcagttaaggagtttcggtacaggcgatacaatgttgccatgctaaaccatgctaaaaacataaaaaatttcaaaaagtttagaattttataaaatttggtgaacatattctttagtgccaaatttgacaatacaaattttttaagatttttcttctacacagttatcgagtaattgatcactaaagtttacgtgtataagcatagcgttttcatatatataggtatacattccgggcataagaaatctgctttaatgcgtaattactcgataactaagtagaagaaaattttgaaaaaaattgtgttttcgcacttgatgttgaagaacattatcaccaaatttgatcaatttcttaatattttgacttttgtaccgaaactccttaaagtgCATCCtaatataaattataaattattttattttcagatgTTCTATTGGAAAAATTCGGTGACTCCAAGGAAATAGAAGGATTGAAGGGAAAAATCGGAAAATGGCTATCTGGTGCGACTGATAGGGCTGGCGGTCGCAAAGAgcgataaaataataatcgacaAAAGAATATATATGTTTCTCAAATGTATAAAGTTTACAATAAATGTAAGTTTATGTAATATTCGAAGCatccaaaaattaaaatatcattatcacatcaaaaatatattaatcGTCATTGAATTTGTAATGATTTTTCAGTTAGGTaatacaataattaattaatgattaattattgGAACCATTAATGGCTCGGCGACGCTTGCCATTATTGGTCCCACAGTTTATTGCCATTGACGTGCCGTTATAATGTACCAGAAATAGGCTGAACATTCTTTGGCCAAGAACGGCAATCGGTAACGGACCGAAGTTATCATCCGTGCTTAAGCCATCATCCCGCCAGTCTTGACTGCCATTACCGCGCCAAAACCGGAGCGGTGGCCGCCGGTACTGGGCCGACCTTGGGCCCTTTGTAAAGCCCTACATGGGCTAGACTCTTTTGTCGAAATAGaactaaattcactatccccgaagaaattaaaaataagggttggggtgaaattttcagatttttcaatgggaagtttttatgctatattacataaaaagtattcgtttttgaggataccagattcttttatcgaaataaaataaaattcaccacccgcgaaaggatgaaaaaaaagagttgggggtgaaattttcagatttttcaatgtgaacgttttttacattacatgaaaattgcaagttttttaggacacgaaactcttttattgaaataaaaaaaaatcactattccctaaggggtgaaaaataaggtttgagagtgaaatttccagatttttccacgagaaattttatgcttttccacatagaaactgtatgttttttgtagagcatgaacgtcctttatcgaaataaaccaaaactcccgatctgccaaggggtgaaaaatgagggttggggATGCATTTCAATAGAAGAGTCTAGTGttctaaaaaaactcaaaattttcatgtaatatagcacaaaaactccctattaagaaatctaaaaatttcatccccaaaccttatttttcaccctttcgcaggtagcgaattttattttacttcgatgaaagaatctggtaccctgaaaaacgaacattttttatgtaatataacg
Proteins encoded:
- the LOC122406043 gene encoding uncharacterized protein; this encodes MQSLNMTEAKAGVGVTLPIDTLEIFTGFDNSLEGNIDQKNALMALYRILTCGETSAKNCIAKTMLATVTKNVEKHYSGTGRKVHGVGKEDFSKTIVFSCIQDVLLEKFGDSKEIEGLKGKIGKWLSGATDRAGGRKER